The following coding sequences lie in one Mycobacterium gordonae genomic window:
- a CDS encoding FAD-dependent oxidoreductase codes for MVGSVENKNHAVVIGASIAGLSAARVLSDFYGQVTLYERDDLPSTPSNRATVPQDRHLHMLMARGANEFESLFPGLLEDMVAAGVPMLENRPDCIHLGAAGHVLGTGHTLRDEFTAYVPSRPHLEWQIRRRVQQIDNVQIVQRPVAEPRFEPAQQRVTGVVLDPAISGEEPEFVAADLVVDAAGRGTRLPVWLDQWGYQRAPEATVDIGINYATHQFRMPEGLIAEKVVVAGASHDKSLGLGMLYYEDGTWVLTTFGVAHEKPPRTFPEMLALADDLLPEHFNAALRQAEPLGEPAYHAFPVSRWRRYHKLERFPAGIVPFGDAVASFNPTFGQGMTMTSIQAGNLRRALQAPDGDLAATLARLTAKTTFPVWMMNAIGDVALHHATGNPEPRWWRPVGGLFDQFLGAAETDPVLAEWFLRRFSLLDSLYMVPPAKLIGRTMAHNMRLWLKERRELRATGQQRRAVTSPR; via the coding sequence ATGGTGGGGAGCGTAGAGAACAAAAATCATGCGGTAGTGATCGGCGCGAGCATTGCCGGGTTGTCGGCGGCCCGGGTGCTGTCCGACTTCTACGGACAGGTCACGCTCTACGAGCGGGACGACCTGCCGAGCACGCCGTCAAACCGCGCCACCGTCCCCCAGGATCGGCACCTGCACATGCTGATGGCGCGCGGTGCCAATGAATTCGAAAGCCTCTTCCCCGGCCTGCTGGAAGACATGGTGGCAGCGGGCGTACCGATGCTGGAAAACCGTCCGGACTGCATCCATCTGGGCGCGGCCGGTCACGTCTTGGGCACCGGACACACCCTGCGTGACGAGTTCACCGCCTACGTGCCCAGCCGCCCACACCTGGAGTGGCAGATCCGGCGCCGCGTCCAGCAGATCGACAACGTGCAGATCGTGCAGCGACCGGTCGCCGAGCCGCGCTTCGAACCGGCGCAGCAGCGGGTCACGGGCGTGGTGCTGGATCCGGCGATCTCCGGCGAGGAACCCGAGTTCGTCGCGGCCGATCTGGTGGTCGACGCGGCCGGCCGCGGCACCCGGCTGCCGGTGTGGTTGGACCAGTGGGGCTACCAGCGGGCGCCGGAGGCGACGGTCGACATCGGAATCAACTACGCCACACACCAATTCCGCATGCCCGAAGGGCTGATCGCCGAGAAAGTGGTGGTCGCGGGCGCCTCGCACGACAAGTCGCTGGGGCTGGGCATGTTGTACTACGAGGACGGCACCTGGGTGCTGACCACCTTCGGTGTGGCGCATGAAAAGCCGCCGCGGACCTTCCCCGAAATGCTGGCTCTGGCAGACGATCTGCTGCCGGAGCACTTCAACGCAGCGCTGCGGCAGGCCGAGCCGCTCGGCGAACCGGCCTATCACGCCTTCCCGGTGAGCAGATGGCGTCGCTACCACAAGCTGGAGCGCTTCCCGGCCGGCATCGTCCCGTTCGGTGACGCGGTCGCCAGCTTCAATCCCACGTTCGGTCAGGGCATGACGATGACCTCGATTCAGGCCGGCAATCTACGCCGGGCGTTGCAGGCACCGGACGGCGATCTAGCGGCCACCCTCGCCCGCTTGACCGCGAAGACGACCTTCCCGGTGTGGATGATGAACGCCATCGGCGACGTGGCCCTGCACCACGCCACCGGCAATCCCGAACCTCGTTGGTGGCGGCCGGTCGGCGGGCTGTTCGACCAGTTCCTCGGCGCCGCGGAGACCGATCCTGTTCTGGCGGAATGGTTTTTGCGCCGGTTCTCGCTGCTGGACAGTCTGTACATGGTTCCGCCGGCAAAGCTGATCGGGCGCACCATGGCGCACAACATGCGGCTGTGGCTCAAGGAGCGCCGGGAGCTGCGGGCAACCGGTCAGCAGCGGCGCGCGGTCACAAGCCCACGGTAG
- a CDS encoding rubredoxin produces MSAAYQCPVCEYRYDEAKGDAREGFPAGTGWDQVPDDWCCPDCAVREKPDFELVQEG; encoded by the coding sequence GTGAGCGCCGCGTACCAGTGCCCCGTTTGCGAGTACCGCTACGACGAGGCCAAAGGCGATGCCCGCGAAGGTTTCCCGGCCGGCACCGGCTGGGACCAGGTTCCCGATGACTGGTGTTGTCCGGACTGCGCCGTCCGCGAGAAGCCCGATTTCGAACTAGTCCAGGAAGGATGA
- a CDS encoding APC family permease — MSGRWRTKSVEQSIADTDEPGTRLRKDLTWLDLVVFGVSVVIGAGIFTVTASTTGDITGPAIWISFLIAAGTCALAALCYAEFASTLPVAGSAYTFSYATFGEFLAWIIGWNLVLELAIGAAVVAKGWSSYLGTVFGFAGGTVALGPIDFDWGALLIVALVAVLLALGTKLSSRFSAVVTAIKVAVVILVVIVGSFYVKASNYTPFIPKPEAEHQGRGMDQSVLSLLTGAGGSHYGWYGVLAGASIVFFAFIGFDIVATMAEETKNPQRDVPRGILASLGVVTLLYVAVAVVLSGMVSYTQLRSVPGHGQANLATAFKANGIHWASGIISVGALAGLTTVVMVLMLGQCRVLFAMARDGLLPRGLAKTGSRGTPVRITALVAVVIAATASVFPINKLEEMVNVGTLFAFVLVSAGVIVLRRTRPDLPRGFRAPWVPVLPIASVCACLWLMLNLTALTWLRFGVWLVAGIAIYLGYGRRHSVQARREEGDADVDI, encoded by the coding sequence ATGTCCGGTCGCTGGCGCACGAAATCGGTCGAACAATCCATCGCCGACACCGACGAGCCGGGCACCCGGCTCCGTAAGGATCTGACGTGGCTTGACCTGGTGGTTTTCGGCGTCTCGGTGGTGATCGGGGCGGGGATCTTCACCGTCACCGCGTCCACCACCGGTGACATCACCGGCCCGGCCATCTGGATCTCTTTTCTGATCGCGGCGGGCACCTGTGCGCTGGCGGCGCTGTGCTACGCCGAATTCGCGTCCACCCTGCCGGTGGCCGGCAGCGCCTACACCTTCTCCTATGCCACGTTCGGGGAGTTTCTGGCCTGGATCATCGGCTGGAATCTGGTGCTGGAGTTGGCAATCGGCGCAGCGGTGGTCGCCAAGGGCTGGTCCAGCTACCTGGGCACGGTATTCGGTTTCGCCGGTGGAACCGTCGCGCTGGGGCCGATCGACTTCGACTGGGGGGCGTTGCTGATTGTCGCTCTGGTGGCGGTATTGCTGGCGTTGGGCACCAAGCTGTCGTCCCGGTTCTCCGCGGTGGTCACCGCCATCAAGGTGGCGGTGGTCATCCTGGTCGTCATTGTCGGCTCCTTCTACGTCAAGGCGTCCAACTACACCCCGTTCATCCCCAAACCCGAGGCCGAACATCAGGGCCGGGGGATGGACCAGTCGGTGTTGTCGCTGCTGACCGGAGCCGGGGGCAGTCACTACGGCTGGTACGGCGTGCTGGCCGGCGCCTCGATCGTGTTCTTCGCTTTCATCGGATTCGACATCGTCGCCACCATGGCCGAGGAAACCAAGAACCCGCAGCGCGACGTCCCGCGCGGCATCCTGGCCTCCCTCGGGGTGGTGACGCTGCTCTATGTGGCCGTGGCGGTCGTGCTGTCCGGGATGGTGTCCTACACCCAGCTACGCAGCGTCCCCGGTCACGGTCAGGCGAACCTGGCCACCGCGTTCAAGGCCAACGGCATCCACTGGGCCAGCGGGATCATCTCGGTCGGAGCGCTGGCCGGCCTGACCACGGTGGTGATGGTGCTGATGCTGGGGCAGTGCCGGGTGCTGTTCGCGATGGCGCGCGACGGCCTGCTGCCCCGCGGGCTGGCCAAGACCGGTTCCCGCGGGACTCCGGTGCGGATCACCGCGCTGGTCGCGGTGGTGATCGCGGCGACGGCCTCGGTGTTCCCGATCAACAAGCTCGAAGAAATGGTCAACGTCGGCACGCTGTTCGCTTTCGTGCTGGTGTCCGCCGGCGTCATCGTGTTGCGCCGGACCCGGCCGGATCTGCCGCGGGGGTTCCGCGCGCCGTGGGTGCCGGTGCTCCCGATCGCGTCGGTGTGCGCGTGTCTGTGGCTGATGCTCAACCTGACCGCGCTGACCTGGCTGCGGTTCGGCGTCTGGCTGGTGGCCGGGATCGCGATCTACCTCGGCTACGGCCGCCGGCATTCGGTGCAGGCGCGCCGGGAGGAGGGCGACGCTGACGTGGACATTTAG
- a CDS encoding alkane 1-monooxygenase — translation MTTQIDGAPDVPVAEWRDKKRYLWLMGLIAPTALFVMLPVVWGINKLGWHTAAELPLWIGPILVYILLPLLDLRFGPDGQNPPDEVMERLENDKYYRYCTYIYIPFQYASVVLGAYLFTASNLHWLGYEGGLGWLGKIGVALSVGVLGGVGINTAHEMGHKKDALERWLSKITLAQTAYGHFYIEHNRGHHVRVSTPEDPASARFGETFWEFLPRSVIGSARSSVHLEAQRIRRLGKSPWDPRTYLGNDVLNAWAMTAVLFGALIAAFGVSVIPFLIIQAIFGFSLLEAVNYLEHYGLLRQKNSNGRYERCAPVHSWNSDHIVTNLFLYHLQRHSDHHANPTRRYQTLRSMEGAPNLPSGYASMISLTYFPPLWRKVMDHRVLEHYNGDITKVNVQPRLRQKLLAKYGASEKEAA, via the coding sequence ATGACCACACAAATCGACGGCGCTCCGGACGTGCCGGTCGCCGAATGGCGCGATAAGAAGCGCTACCTGTGGCTGATGGGTTTGATCGCCCCGACGGCGCTTTTCGTGATGTTGCCGGTGGTCTGGGGGATCAACAAGCTGGGCTGGCACACGGCGGCCGAGCTGCCGCTGTGGATCGGGCCGATCCTGGTCTACATCCTGCTGCCGCTGCTGGACCTGCGGTTCGGTCCCGACGGGCAGAACCCGCCGGACGAGGTCATGGAGCGGCTGGAGAACGACAAGTACTACCGCTACTGCACCTACATCTACATCCCGTTCCAGTACGCCAGCGTGGTTCTGGGTGCCTACCTGTTCACCGCGTCCAACCTGCACTGGCTGGGTTATGAGGGCGGACTGGGCTGGCTGGGCAAGATCGGCGTGGCGCTCTCGGTGGGCGTGCTCGGCGGCGTCGGCATCAACACCGCGCACGAGATGGGGCACAAGAAGGACGCGCTGGAGCGCTGGCTGTCCAAGATCACCTTGGCGCAGACCGCCTACGGCCACTTCTACATCGAGCACAACCGCGGCCACCACGTTCGGGTGTCCACCCCGGAGGACCCGGCCTCGGCCCGCTTCGGCGAGACGTTCTGGGAATTTCTGCCCCGCAGCGTGATCGGCAGTGCCCGCTCATCGGTGCACCTGGAGGCGCAGCGCATCCGCCGGCTCGGCAAGAGCCCCTGGGACCCGCGCACCTACCTGGGCAACGACGTGCTGAACGCCTGGGCGATGACGGCGGTGCTATTCGGCGCGCTGATCGCGGCCTTCGGTGTGAGCGTGATTCCGTTCCTGATCATCCAGGCGATCTTCGGCTTCAGCCTGCTAGAGGCTGTCAACTACCTCGAGCACTACGGCCTGCTGCGGCAGAAGAACTCCAACGGCCGCTACGAGCGCTGCGCGCCGGTGCACAGCTGGAATTCCGACCACATCGTCACCAACCTCTTCCTGTACCACCTGCAGCGGCACAGCGACCACCACGCCAACCCGACGCGCCGCTACCAGACGCTGCGCAGCATGGAAGGCGCGCCCAACCTGCCCAGTGGTTACGCGTCGATGATCTCGCTGACCTACTTCCCGCCGCTGTGGCGCAAGGTGATGGACCACCGGGTGCTCGAGCACTACAACGGCGACATCACCAAGGTCAACGTGCAGCCGCGGTTGCGGCAGAAGCTGCTGGCCAAGTACGGGGCTTCGGAAAAGGAAGCGGCGTGA